The proteins below come from a single Pradoshia eiseniae genomic window:
- a CDS encoding cell wall elongation regulator TseB-like domain-containing protein, with amino-acid sequence MKKVIWSIVVLLLIGIGALVYSIYAGDHYKQNAKEKAITEAAKTANLKEPADFYLYNGNEKWYVVTGINEDGKKIGVWIPDDKKKESKVLSLSEGLTEKEAINLVKEKRKVKKIIAANLGMEKGNPLWEIIYKNNDDLYGYYYLNFKTGDLIRNYDNL; translated from the coding sequence ATGAAAAAAGTAATATGGAGCATAGTTGTTTTGCTCTTGATTGGGATAGGAGCGTTGGTGTATTCCATCTATGCCGGCGATCATTATAAACAGAATGCAAAAGAGAAGGCCATCACAGAAGCAGCCAAAACGGCGAATCTGAAGGAACCGGCAGATTTTTATTTATATAACGGCAATGAGAAATGGTATGTCGTTACCGGAATAAATGAAGATGGAAAAAAGATCGGTGTATGGATACCTGATGACAAGAAGAAGGAAAGCAAGGTTCTGTCCTTATCTGAGGGTCTTACGGAAAAGGAAGCTATTAACCTTGTGAAGGAAAAGAGGAAGGTCAAGAAAATCATTGCAGCCAATCTGGGAATGGAAAAGGGCAATCCTTTATGGGAAATCATATATAAAAATAACGATGACCTTTACGGGTATTACTACCTGAATTTCAAAACAGGTGATTTAATACGAAATTATGATAATTTGTAG
- a CDS encoding GNAT family N-acetyltransferase: MIFENGRLAVRVLEERDLKLMTKWLSDNAVLEYYEGRDNPFDEKKAEQVFLEVNDEETKCIVEYMNKPIGYIQFYKVDEKTRMKYGYSDENIYGIDQFIGETDYWGQGIGTLLVKSMTAFLLHNKGAQKVIMDPQTRNERAIRCYEKCGFKKVTKLHAHELHEGIYQDCWLMEYP; the protein is encoded by the coding sequence ATGATTTTTGAGAATGGCCGACTGGCTGTCAGGGTCTTAGAGGAAAGAGATCTTAAGCTAATGACGAAATGGCTTTCAGACAATGCCGTTTTAGAATACTATGAGGGAAGAGATAATCCCTTTGATGAGAAAAAAGCGGAACAGGTATTCTTGGAAGTGAATGACGAAGAGACAAAATGCATCGTCGAATATATGAATAAGCCAATCGGTTATATCCAATTTTATAAAGTCGATGAAAAGACGCGGATGAAATATGGTTATAGCGATGAAAACATCTATGGAATCGACCAGTTCATAGGCGAAACGGATTATTGGGGGCAAGGCATCGGAACGCTCCTTGTGAAGTCCATGACTGCATTTTTGCTTCATAATAAGGGAGCACAAAAGGTCATAATGGATCCCCAAACAAGAAATGAGAGAGCCATCAGATGCTATGAGAAATGCGGTTTTAAGAAGGTGACTAAGCTGCATGCGCATGAGCTTCACGAAGGAATTTATCAGGATTGCTGGCTGATGGAATATCCTTGA
- a CDS encoding alpha/beta hydrolase, producing MVFYAKMIDKKERARAMQRYESDYVKGYKKMKIPYTLAGTNEYTERLAIMLPGAGYTAQAPLFHYASSLFLESSIDVLKVNYPYIDPFYDDFSWEELSQAINHDVSAVLDRVLPDKGYRQYILLAKSIGTLSIESILEKIGTHETKVIWVTPLLKEERVADLLADSRQQTLCIIGDKDPHYISEQFERIKQNPFVTTRLISEMHHSLEREGNILESIDMLKSIIKDIRDFI from the coding sequence GTGGTATTTTATGCTAAAATGATTGATAAAAAAGAGAGGGCGAGAGCGATGCAGCGCTATGAGTCAGACTATGTGAAAGGCTATAAAAAGATGAAGATTCCTTACACGCTTGCAGGCACAAACGAGTATACGGAGAGGCTGGCCATTATGCTGCCTGGTGCGGGATACACGGCTCAAGCGCCGTTGTTTCATTATGCATCCTCCTTGTTCCTTGAATCTTCCATAGATGTTCTTAAGGTCAATTATCCCTATATTGATCCATTTTATGATGATTTCTCATGGGAAGAGCTGTCGCAAGCCATCAACCATGACGTGAGCGCCGTTTTGGACCGTGTCTTGCCGGATAAGGGTTACAGGCAATATATTTTGCTTGCTAAATCAATCGGAACACTTTCCATCGAATCTATCTTAGAAAAAATCGGTACTCATGAAACCAAAGTAATATGGGTGACTCCGCTCCTCAAAGAAGAAAGAGTGGCAGATCTATTGGCTGACAGCAGGCAGCAAACCTTATGCATCATTGGTGATAAGGATCCGCATTATATATCTGAACAATTTGAGCGGATTAAACAAAACCCGTTTGTTACAACTCGACTGATTTCAGAAATGCATCACAGTTTGGAGAGGGAAGGAAATATCCTCGAATCGATTGATATGTTGAAGAGCATCATTAAGGATATCCGAGATTTTATATAA
- a CDS encoding YpmA family protein has translation MDSKVEVLSTVKIAYTGDLYKIVDSLNRTLKEENLMFGLSLDPEDHNTAVFSIYRT, from the coding sequence GTGGATAGTAAGGTAGAGGTCTTATCGACAGTGAAGATTGCTTATACAGGTGATTTATACAAGATTGTGGATTCACTAAATCGAACCCTAAAAGAAGAAAATCTTATGTTTGGTCTATCATTGGACCCGGAGGATCATAATACGGCTGTATTCTCAATCTATCGGACGTGA
- the panD gene encoding aspartate 1-decarboxylase, with amino-acid sequence MYRTMMKGKLHRATVTEANLNYVGSITIDEDLLEAVDMLPNEKVQIVNNNNGARFETYIIPGKRGSGVICLNGAAARLVQEGDKVIIISYGLVSEEKARTHQPRVAVLDENNTITQMIGLEPEATIL; translated from the coding sequence ATGTATCGTACCATGATGAAAGGAAAGCTTCACAGAGCAACCGTAACGGAGGCTAACTTAAACTATGTAGGAAGTATTACGATTGATGAGGATTTGCTCGAAGCAGTTGATATGCTGCCTAATGAAAAGGTGCAAATCGTTAATAATAATAATGGAGCCAGATTTGAAACCTATATCATACCAGGCAAAAGGGGAAGCGGGGTCATTTGCTTGAATGGGGCTGCTGCTCGGCTTGTCCAGGAAGGTGATAAGGTCATTATCATCTCTTATGGACTTGTTTCTGAGGAAAAAGCCCGTACTCACCAGCCGAGAGTCGCCGTGCTTGATGAGAATAATACCATCACGCAGATGATCGGGCTTGAGCCTGAGGCAACGATTCTGTAA
- a CDS encoding pyridoxal phosphate-dependent aminotransferase: MKLAKRVAALTPSSTLAITAKAKELKAQGLDVIGLGAGEPDFNTPVNILEAAKKSMDEGQTKYTPSAGLPGLRSAVADKLERDQGLTYRTNEIFIGTGAKHVLYTLFQAILDEGDEVLIPTPYWVSYPEQVKLAMGTPVYIEGKEENQFKITPEQIKAAVNSRTKAIILNSPSNPTGMIYSPEELKAIGETCLEHGLLVVSDEIYEKLVYHGNKHVSIAQLSPELKKQTIIINGVSKSHSMTGWRIGYAAGEESIIKAMTNLASHSTSNPTTTAQFAAIEAYNGPQDAVEEMRGAFESRLDGIYDSLLEIPGLACVKPQGAFYLFPNVSETAKLAGYRDVDEFAEGLLENALVAVVPGSGFGAPENIRLSYATSDAALTEAVKRMKEYVEARMKQS, translated from the coding sequence ATGAAATTAGCCAAAAGAGTTGCAGCATTGACACCATCATCAACACTTGCCATTACTGCTAAAGCGAAGGAGCTAAAAGCACAAGGACTGGACGTAATTGGTCTTGGCGCAGGGGAACCGGATTTCAATACGCCAGTGAATATTTTGGAAGCAGCGAAGAAATCGATGGATGAGGGACAGACAAAGTATACTCCTTCAGCGGGCTTACCGGGCCTCCGGAGTGCCGTGGCCGACAAATTAGAGAGAGACCAAGGTCTAACCTATAGAACGAATGAGATTTTTATCGGCACAGGCGCTAAGCATGTTTTATATACTTTATTTCAGGCTATCCTTGATGAGGGAGATGAGGTATTAATCCCAACGCCATACTGGGTCAGCTATCCCGAACAAGTCAAATTGGCAATGGGCACACCGGTTTATATCGAAGGGAAGGAAGAAAATCAGTTTAAGATCACCCCTGAGCAAATAAAGGCGGCTGTAAATAGCCGGACAAAGGCGATCATTTTGAATTCTCCTAGCAATCCGACAGGAATGATTTATTCGCCCGAGGAATTAAAGGCCATCGGTGAAACGTGCTTGGAGCATGGGCTCTTAGTCGTGTCTGATGAAATTTATGAAAAACTCGTTTATCACGGCAATAAACATGTCTCCATCGCACAGCTTTCTCCCGAGTTGAAGAAACAGACGATTATCATTAATGGGGTTTCTAAATCCCACTCCATGACTGGCTGGAGAATAGGCTATGCGGCTGGAGAAGAGAGCATCATTAAAGCGATGACAAACCTTGCCAGCCATAGTACCTCAAATCCGACAACGACAGCGCAATTTGCCGCGATTGAAGCCTATAATGGTCCTCAAGATGCCGTTGAAGAGATGCGGGGCGCCTTTGAGAGCCGCCTGGATGGAATCTATGACAGTCTGCTAGAAATTCCGGGGCTAGCATGTGTGAAGCCGCAGGGAGCATTCTATCTTTTCCCGAATGTGTCTGAGACAGCGAAGCTTGCCGGATACAGGGATGTTGATGAATTCGCCGAAGGGCTGCTGGAGAATGCCTTAGTCGCTGTTGTGCCTGGCTCTGGCTTTGGAGCACCTGAGAATATTCGTCTCAGCTATGCGACATCTGATGCTGCCCTGACAGAAGCGGTAAAGCGGATGAAAGAGTATGTGGAAGCAAGGATGAAACAATCCTGA
- a CDS encoding biotin--[acetyl-CoA-carboxylase] ligase — translation MAHTGEQSIKKQLVHALTNAGDGYISGQYLAEIAGCSRTAVWKHIDALRKEGFEIEAVKKKGYRILPRKDRLTETEILIGLKTDFIGRSIHAYESVPTTQTIASELAAKGAENGTLVISEEQTEGKGRLQRVWHSPHQGGLWMSLIVKPDIPPYQAPRLTLLTAVAAVLAMREMGVEAGIKWPNDVLVNGKKIAGILTELHAESDQIHSVVIGIGINVNQQPEDFSTDIKSIATSLAIEKGENLDRVIFLQSFLAKFEDLYVTFLAEGFSPIKEQWERYSITIGKRVTATTAQKSLTGYARGINEDGALVVKDEHTNEEQLIYSGDITIHHM, via the coding sequence ATGGCTCATACAGGGGAACAATCAATTAAAAAACAATTAGTCCATGCCCTGACAAACGCGGGGGACGGCTATATATCGGGACAATATTTAGCTGAGATAGCCGGATGTTCGCGTACGGCGGTTTGGAAGCATATTGATGCTTTGCGCAAGGAAGGGTTTGAGATTGAGGCGGTTAAGAAGAAGGGCTATCGAATCTTGCCGCGAAAGGACCGTTTAACGGAAACAGAGATTCTCATTGGGTTAAAAACAGATTTTATCGGAAGGTCGATCCATGCCTATGAATCAGTCCCAACCACCCAGACAATCGCAAGTGAACTTGCTGCCAAGGGAGCGGAAAACGGCACGTTGGTTATTAGTGAGGAACAGACAGAGGGAAAGGGCAGGCTGCAGAGAGTATGGCATTCCCCGCATCAAGGCGGTCTATGGATGAGCTTGATCGTAAAGCCGGACATCCCGCCGTATCAAGCGCCGCGCCTGACGTTATTGACCGCCGTAGCAGCTGTACTAGCCATGAGAGAAATGGGGGTTGAGGCAGGCATTAAATGGCCGAACGATGTGCTTGTGAACGGGAAAAAAATTGCGGGAATCTTGACCGAGCTGCATGCTGAATCAGACCAAATTCATTCGGTTGTCATCGGAATTGGGATAAATGTTAATCAGCAGCCAGAGGATTTCAGCACCGATATTAAGAGCATTGCGACCTCCCTCGCCATCGAGAAGGGGGAAAATCTTGATCGGGTGATCTTTCTGCAAAGCTTTCTGGCTAAATTTGAGGACCTGTATGTCACATTCCTAGCTGAAGGGTTTTCTCCAATTAAAGAGCAATGGGAAAGGTATTCCATTACGATCGGCAAGCGGGTCACGGCAACAACCGCGCAAAAATCTCTCACCGGGTATGCGAGAGGCATTAATGAGGATGGCGCTCTTGTTGTGAAGGATGAGCATACAAATGAGGAGCAGCTTATCTATTCAGGTGATATAACGATTCACCATATGTAA
- the panC gene encoding pantoate--beta-alanine ligase, translating into MKIVNRIDELRRLLTEEKTNGKTIGFVPTMGYLHAGHLSLIHAARKENEIVVISIFVNPLQFGPNEDFDQYPRDIERDEALAREAGADYLFYPTVAEMYGEQPMVTVKVHQRTDSLCGKSRPGHFDGVATVLTKLFNIVGPTRAYFGLKDAQQVAVVEGLIQDFNFPIKLVGVEIKREEDGLALSSRNVNLTADERAEAVHISKALFKIKEAIDNGVTPEAAIAEGRGYLQGHITGTIDYLEGLSYPELKPITSVSAKMIVAAAVQYSKVRLIDNVIISNEESRG; encoded by the coding sequence ATGAAAATTGTTAATCGGATTGATGAACTGCGTAGATTGCTTACAGAAGAAAAAACAAACGGGAAAACAATTGGATTTGTACCAACGATGGGATATTTGCATGCAGGACATCTGTCTCTGATCCATGCAGCCCGAAAAGAAAATGAAATTGTTGTCATCAGTATCTTTGTCAATCCGCTGCAATTCGGTCCAAATGAGGATTTTGATCAATATCCGCGCGACATTGAACGTGATGAAGCGTTGGCCCGGGAGGCCGGTGCAGATTATTTGTTCTATCCGACAGTTGCCGAGATGTATGGCGAGCAGCCGATGGTGACTGTAAAGGTTCATCAGAGGACCGATAGTCTGTGCGGGAAGTCACGTCCGGGGCATTTTGACGGGGTGGCGACTGTGCTGACAAAGCTCTTTAATATCGTCGGTCCGACGCGCGCTTACTTTGGGTTGAAGGATGCTCAGCAAGTGGCTGTTGTTGAAGGCTTAATTCAAGATTTCAACTTCCCGATCAAGCTGGTCGGTGTCGAAATTAAGCGTGAAGAGGACGGCCTTGCCTTAAGCTCAAGAAATGTCAATCTGACAGCTGACGAACGGGCAGAAGCGGTCCATATTTCTAAAGCCTTATTCAAGATAAAAGAGGCTATTGATAATGGAGTGACGCCTGAGGCAGCCATTGCAGAAGGCAGGGGATATTTGCAAGGGCATATAACGGGGACAATCGACTATTTAGAGGGTCTGAGCTATCCAGAGCTTAAACCAATCACAAGCGTTAGCGCGAAGATGATTGTGGCCGCTGCCGTACAATACAGCAAGGTGCGCCTGATTGACAATGTGATCATTTCAAACGAAGAATCAAGGGGGTAA
- the asnS gene encoding asparagine--tRNA ligase: protein MKCTINEVHKYVNEEVTIGAWIANKRSSGKIAFLQLRDGTGFIQGVVVKAEVDEELFTLAKKVTQETSVWVKGIVQVDERSPFGYELLVTGLEVIAEAVDYPITPKQHGTEFLMDHRHLWLRSKRQHAVMKIRNEIIRATYEFFNQEGFVKVDPPILTGSAPEGTSELFATKYFDEDAYLSQSGQLYMEAAAMALGKVFSFGPTFRAEKSKTRRHLIEFWMIEPEMAFVEFEENLEVQEQYVSYIVQSVLKNCEIELKTLGRDTSKLENIKAPFPRISYDDAIKFLHEKGFDDIQWGDDFGAPHETAIAESFDKPVFITHYPTGIKPFYMQPAPDRDDVVLCADLIAPEGYGEIIGGSERIHDMELLKQRLDEHNLSMDAYQWYYELRQYGSVPHSGFGLGLERTVAWISGVEHVRETIPFPRLLNRLYP, encoded by the coding sequence GTGAAATGTACAATAAATGAAGTTCATAAATATGTAAATGAAGAAGTGACAATTGGTGCCTGGATCGCCAATAAACGCTCTTCCGGAAAGATTGCCTTCTTGCAGCTTCGCGATGGGACAGGCTTTATTCAAGGCGTCGTGGTTAAAGCAGAGGTAGATGAAGAATTATTTACTTTAGCAAAAAAAGTCACTCAAGAAACGTCTGTATGGGTAAAAGGTATCGTTCAAGTTGACGAGCGTTCCCCATTTGGCTATGAGTTATTGGTTACGGGCCTAGAGGTTATCGCTGAAGCGGTTGATTATCCAATCACACCAAAGCAGCATGGTACCGAATTCTTGATGGATCACCGTCATTTATGGCTCCGTTCAAAACGTCAGCATGCGGTCATGAAAATTCGCAATGAAATCATCCGTGCAACCTATGAATTCTTCAACCAAGAAGGGTTTGTGAAGGTTGACCCGCCAATTCTGACAGGAAGTGCTCCTGAAGGAACATCAGAATTGTTTGCAACAAAATATTTTGACGAGGATGCTTATCTTTCTCAAAGCGGCCAGCTTTACATGGAAGCGGCGGCCATGGCACTTGGAAAGGTATTCTCATTCGGTCCGACATTCCGTGCTGAGAAGTCCAAGACAAGACGTCACTTAATCGAATTCTGGATGATTGAGCCAGAGATGGCATTTGTCGAATTCGAAGAGAATTTGGAAGTGCAGGAACAGTATGTATCTTATATCGTTCAATCTGTTCTAAAGAACTGTGAGATTGAACTGAAAACCCTTGGCAGGGACACATCTAAATTAGAAAATATTAAAGCGCCATTCCCGCGTATCAGCTATGATGATGCAATTAAATTCCTTCATGAGAAAGGGTTTGATGACATTCAGTGGGGTGACGACTTTGGCGCTCCTCATGAAACAGCTATTGCGGAAAGCTTTGATAAGCCGGTATTCATAACGCACTACCCGACAGGCATTAAGCCTTTCTATATGCAGCCAGCTCCAGACCGTGATGATGTCGTTCTTTGTGCCGATTTGATCGCGCCAGAAGGTTATGGAGAAATCATTGGCGGCTCTGAGCGTATCCATGATATGGAGCTCTTGAAGCAGCGTCTTGACGAACATAACTTAAGCATGGATGCTTACCAGTGGTATTATGAATTAAGACAATACGGCTCTGTACCGCATTCTGGCTTCGGTCTTGGGCTTGAAAGAACAGTTGCCTGGATCAGCGGCGTTGAGCATGTGAGGGAGACCATTCCATTCCCGCGCTTATTAAATCGTCTCTACCCATAA
- the panB gene encoding 3-methyl-2-oxobutanoate hydroxymethyltransferase has translation MKFAADFWKMKENGEKISMLTAYDYPSAKLAEQADVDMILVGDSLGMVVLGYDSTVPVTMDDMIHHTKAVRRGAPHTFIVADMPFMSYHVSMDETLKNAARLLQEAGADAVKLEGAGDVLLKIKALTDAGIPVVAHLGLTPQSVGVLGGYKVQGKTKEAALQLLNDSLKCQEAGAIALVLECVPYQVGEEITNKLAIPTIGIGAGNRTDGQVLVYHDVLLYGVGRVPKFVKSYADLNTTIGNALSDHIQEVKSGAFPSESHSFTMKEEELLALYGGEK, from the coding sequence ATGAAATTTGCTGCAGATTTTTGGAAGATGAAAGAAAATGGAGAGAAAATCTCCATGCTGACGGCTTATGATTACCCATCTGCTAAATTAGCAGAACAAGCCGACGTTGACATGATTCTTGTCGGAGATTCATTGGGTATGGTCGTACTTGGCTATGATTCTACCGTTCCAGTGACGATGGATGACATGATTCATCATACGAAGGCAGTGCGCCGAGGAGCACCGCATACGTTTATCGTCGCGGATATGCCCTTTATGAGCTACCATGTTTCAATGGATGAGACATTGAAGAATGCTGCTAGGCTTCTTCAGGAAGCTGGAGCTGATGCGGTTAAGCTTGAAGGGGCAGGCGATGTGCTGCTCAAAATCAAGGCCCTGACAGATGCCGGCATACCGGTCGTTGCCCATCTTGGGTTAACTCCCCAATCAGTGGGCGTCCTTGGCGGATATAAGGTTCAAGGCAAAACGAAGGAAGCGGCACTGCAATTATTGAATGATTCCCTGAAATGTCAGGAGGCAGGGGCGATTGCGCTTGTGCTTGAATGTGTCCCATACCAGGTTGGTGAGGAGATCACGAATAAGCTCGCCATCCCGACAATTGGAATCGGAGCCGGAAATCGCACAGACGGACAAGTGCTCGTCTATCATGATGTCCTTCTTTATGGAGTCGGACGGGTACCGAAATTTGTGAAGTCCTATGCGGATTTAAATACTACGATAGGGAACGCCTTATCAGATCATATACAAGAAGTGAAGTCTGGAGCTTTTCCATCTGAAAGCCATTCATTCACGATGAAGGAAGAAGAACTGCTTGCGCTTTACGGGGGAGAGAAATAA
- a CDS encoding exonuclease domain-containing protein — protein sequence MENRYVVVDLETTGNNSKAGDRIIQFAAIVIEYGEITYQYSSYVNPERPIPPFIQEFTGITEEDVKSAPTFKEIAPYIIGILEEAVFVAHNVLFDLTFLQAELERVGYEMFLGYTVDTVEMAKVISPRMDSFKLEDLSRAYGHVHDCPHQADSDAYATALLFLDFYKSLKRLPRQTLKSLYRLAYSLKSELKEVLGEILREQAQVCEPWRPDLEIYRGLALALPRKATEASVIPRAKSDIYDFIQEVYQAGGTAFLEDGKGTFFDHLLACHDFAKKEGRQVLLSTYRELTGKALDAHMPGLSVEELKQGSNYLSLPKFEQSLRQRDHNYEVAMAKMQILVWLTETVTGDINELNLSSAGKEYASEVAHHQHLHPRLLKPWTERDFYGRRLKAAQSASVILTTHEAYVNNMVSNDYLSKASYVLIEEADSFPAVLKEELGYEISYMDMRNIVNKVGNLDNYQLIHQAVKLVCEKTEIQIDKRQLDAMLIRLSEQIEHFAEVLIAYGEAKAALTESQMAAIKLPRRRKNVLPIYGAANDLRQTILYLMNLFQGWAKELNGIPVEKLKRSQLNMMDDWMKMHGQLTRVHDGLGQMFIKPGGKNDTWIEWNKRGSRNSLSIKSKPIAIAEWMNKNMVSKKNILFISEVLAIQGSFRYFASKVGFMEPDERSIIVEPDVSAKLTIIQDACLEKAVGHEMVFDCAKGFLANLIKQKKGNMIIFFNTPSSLKKMYLGLKETIEKNGYQALVQGLTSGSGSKLLRGHMSAGKSVLFMTYPAWESVRHLYDGRSIKIMLEAPAVSKQLYISETMHKGQPEEKEMLLDMSFNIRRQLTAKIPGREQSGWLLYEEPILRANRQFLAESLTNLTVINYDRDAYL from the coding sequence ATGGAGAATAGATATGTAGTCGTTGATTTGGAAACAACGGGCAATAACTCGAAAGCAGGGGACCGTATTATCCAATTCGCCGCTATTGTAATTGAATATGGGGAGATTACGTATCAATATTCCTCTTACGTGAATCCAGAACGGCCGATTCCTCCATTCATCCAGGAGTTTACCGGGATTACGGAAGAAGACGTAAAGTCTGCCCCGACCTTTAAGGAGATTGCTCCGTACATAATTGGGATTTTGGAAGAAGCTGTTTTTGTTGCTCATAATGTGCTCTTTGATTTAACCTTCCTGCAGGCAGAGCTCGAGCGGGTGGGCTATGAAATGTTCTTAGGGTATACGGTTGATACGGTAGAAATGGCGAAGGTTATTTCACCTCGAATGGATAGCTTTAAGCTCGAAGATTTAAGCAGGGCATACGGCCATGTTCATGATTGCCCTCATCAGGCGGATAGTGATGCCTATGCTACTGCTTTATTGTTTCTGGATTTTTATAAGTCGCTTAAAAGGCTGCCGAGACAAACGCTTAAATCACTTTATCGGTTAGCGTATTCCTTGAAAAGTGAATTGAAAGAAGTACTCGGTGAAATATTGCGCGAGCAGGCGCAGGTTTGCGAGCCGTGGCGACCTGATTTGGAAATTTATCGGGGATTAGCGCTTGCTTTGCCTAGAAAAGCAACAGAAGCATCTGTCATCCCGCGGGCTAAGTCTGACATTTACGACTTCATTCAGGAAGTGTACCAGGCAGGAGGCACAGCATTCTTGGAAGACGGCAAGGGCACCTTCTTTGACCATCTCTTAGCTTGCCATGATTTCGCCAAAAAAGAAGGAAGACAAGTCCTTCTCTCCACCTATAGAGAATTGACTGGAAAAGCGCTTGATGCCCATATGCCAGGGTTATCAGTGGAAGAGCTTAAGCAGGGTTCTAATTACCTCAGTTTGCCGAAATTTGAGCAATCCTTGAGACAGCGCGACCATAATTATGAAGTAGCGATGGCTAAGATGCAGATCCTTGTCTGGCTGACGGAAACTGTCACGGGCGATATAAATGAACTTAATCTCTCAAGTGCAGGCAAGGAATATGCCAGCGAGGTTGCTCATCATCAGCATCTGCATCCAAGGCTATTGAAACCATGGACAGAGCGTGATTTCTATGGAAGGCGGCTAAAGGCAGCCCAAAGCGCCAGTGTGATTCTTACCACCCATGAGGCTTATGTGAATAATATGGTTAGCAATGATTATTTAAGCAAGGCTTCCTACGTGCTGATTGAAGAAGCGGATTCGTTTCCTGCCGTTTTGAAAGAGGAATTAGGGTATGAAATCAGCTATATGGATATGCGTAATATTGTTAATAAGGTTGGAAATCTTGATAATTATCAGCTTATCCATCAGGCAGTTAAGCTTGTTTGTGAAAAAACGGAGATTCAAATTGACAAACGTCAGCTGGATGCCATGTTAATTAGGCTGTCGGAGCAAATTGAACACTTTGCTGAAGTGCTCATAGCTTATGGTGAGGCAAAAGCAGCCCTTACTGAAAGTCAAATGGCTGCAATTAAATTGCCGAGAAGAAGAAAAAATGTCCTCCCCATATACGGAGCGGCTAATGACTTGCGGCAAACGATCCTTTATCTCATGAATCTGTTTCAAGGCTGGGCAAAGGAACTGAATGGGATCCCAGTGGAGAAACTAAAGCGAAGCCAGTTGAACATGATGGATGACTGGATGAAAATGCATGGACAGCTAACCAGGGTCCACGATGGTTTAGGACAAATGTTCATTAAGCCCGGAGGAAAAAACGATACATGGATTGAATGGAATAAACGGGGCAGCCGGAACTCCCTGTCCATCAAAAGTAAGCCAATTGCCATAGCGGAATGGATGAACAAGAACATGGTAAGCAAGAAGAATATTCTTTTTATCTCTGAAGTATTGGCTATTCAAGGTTCATTCCGCTATTTCGCCTCCAAGGTGGGCTTTATGGAGCCAGATGAGAGGTCTATAATTGTGGAGCCTGATGTCTCTGCGAAGCTAACTATCATTCAGGATGCATGCTTGGAAAAAGCTGTGGGACATGAGATGGTTTTTGATTGTGCCAAGGGATTTTTGGCTAATCTGATTAAGCAGAAAAAAGGGAATATGATTATCTTCTTTAATACCCCATCAAGTCTTAAAAAGATGTATTTGGGCTTAAAGGAAACGATTGAAAAAAATGGGTATCAGGCACTGGTCCAAGGACTAACTTCAGGCTCAGGGTCCAAATTGCTGAGAGGGCATATGAGTGCGGGCAAATCTGTTTTATTCATGACTTATCCGGCTTGGGAGTCTGTGCGTCATCTATATGATGGACGTTCCATAAAAATTATGCTGGAGGCGCCGGCAGTATCCAAACAGCTTTACATAAGTGAAACCATGCATAAGGGACAGCCGGAGGAGAAAGAAATGCTTTTAGACATGAGCTTTAATATAAGAAGGCAATTGACGGCGAAGATTCCTGGTCGTGAACAATCAGGATGGCTGTTATATGAAGAGCCTATCCTTCGAGCCAATCGGCAATTCCTGGCTGAATCCTTAACCAATTTGACGGTGATCAATTATGACAGAGATGCCTATTTATGA